Below is a window of Geomonas oryzisoli DNA.
CCATGTATACCTCGCCCTCGGGGACCGGGAAGCCCTCGGAAGCGATCTTGAAGTGGTGGATGAGCCCCTCGATGGAGTTGTACACGCTCTCCTTCGGGGGGTAGCAGACCTGCGGCGCGTCGGCCAGGATCGGTCCGGGCTTCAGCTTCTTCAGGGCCTGGTCGATGATCTTGACGGATTCGCGCATCTCGACCAGACGGACCTTGTAGCGGTCGAAGGTGTCGCAGTTCTCGCCGACCGGCACCTTGAACTCGAAGTCCTCGTAGCCGGAGTAGGGGAGGTCGCGCCTGAGGTCGAAGTCGACGCCGGAGCCCCTGAGGGCCGGGCCGGAGATGCCGAAGTCGATGGCGTCTTCCGCGGAGATGACACCGTTGCCGATGGTCCTCTGCAGCCAGATGGTGTTCTTGGTGAGCAGCCCCTCGTAGGTGTCGAAGTGACCCGGGAAGGTGTCGACGATCTCCTGGACCTTCTGCTCGAAGCCGGCCGGGAGGTCGCGGGACAGGCCGCCCACGCGGAAGTAGTTGGAGGTCATCCTGGCGCCGGAGACCATCTCGTAGAGGTCCATCACCAGCTCGCGCTCACGGAAGGCGTAGAGGAACACGGTCATGGCGCCGATGTCGAGGGCGTGGCAGGCGATCCAGACCAGGTGGCTCTTAAGACGGGTGAGCTCGGCCATGATCACGCGCACGAGTTTCGCGCGCTCGGGGACGTCGAGGCCCAAAAGCTTCTCAACGGCCAGCACGTAGCCCAGGTTGTTGTGCATCGGGGCCAGGTAGTCCATGCGGTCCGTGAGGGGCAGGGTCTGGTGATAGGTACGGTGCTCGGAGAGCTTCTCGATGCCCCGGTGCAGGTAACCGATGTGAGGGGTGATCTTCTGAATCACCTCGCCGTCCAGCTCTACTACGAGCCTGAGAACGCCGTGGGTACTGGGGTGCTGGGGCCCCATGTTCAAAGTCATTATTTCGCTAGCCATTGATCGCCTCTATTTTTTGGAAATGGAAATCGTCCCTGGTTTCGAACTGGATCCGTCTTACGACAGACGCCCTTTGTACGGCTCGCGGTCGGGTCCCTGGAGCGGGTAGTCCTTCCGGAGCGGGTGCCCGACCCAGTCGTCGGTCATCAAGATGCGCACCAGGTTCGGGTGGTTCTTGAAGTTGATGCCGAACAGGTCGTACGCCTCGCGCTCCAGCCAGTTGGCGGAGTTCCACAGGGCGGTGGCGGAATCGATGGAGCAGTCCGCCTCGGTCACCGGCGCCTTGACCCTGACGCGGTCCTTGTTGGGGATGGAGAGGAGGTGGTAGACCACCATGAAACGCGGCTCCTGACCCAGATAGTCGACGGCGGTAACGTCGGACAAGAAGTTGTAGCGCAGGTCGTCCCTAAGGCACTTCAGTACCTCGAGGATGCTCTCCTTCTTCACGGTCACCGTCACCTCGCCGCGATGCTCCTTGTATTCGAGCAGGGCATCCGCGAAACGCTCCTTCAGCTTCACTACAGCGCGATTATTTTCTGCCATGTCAGCCTTACCTTTCCCTTTGGTCGTTGTAGATTAAGCGGCGGGTTCGAGTCTTTCGCCCAAGCCAATGGAGGAACCGAAGGAGTTCTTCTCGTTGGCGATCTTGTCCTGGAGCTTCATGAGGCCGTAGAGAAGCGCCTCAGGCCGCGGCGGGCAGCCCGGGATGTAGACGTCGACCGGGAGAGCCTCGTCGATGCCCTGCACGACGGAGTAGGTGTCGAAGATGCCGCCCGAGCAGGCGCAGGCGCCCATGGCGACGACCCACTTCGGTTCCGGCATCTGCTCGTACACGGTCTTGATGACCGGGAGCATCTTCTTGGTCACGGTGCCGGCGATGATGATGCAGTCCGCCTGGCGCGGGGAGGCGCGGAAGATGATACCGAAACGGTCCAGGTCGTGCTTGGCCGCACCGGTCGCCATCATCTCGATCGCGCAGCAGGCAAGACCAAAGGTCATCGGCCAGATGGAGGACTTCCGGGCCCAGTTAACCAGGCTGTCCAGGGAAGTCGTGATGATGTTGTCGCCCAGCGGCTGATTTACTCCCATTCCAGTGCTCCTTTTTTCCAAACGTAGATGTAGCCTACGAAGAGTATGACGATGAAGAGACCCATCTCGACCAGGCCGAACATGCCCAGGCGCTTGAAGAGGACGGCCCAGGGGTACATGAAGACGGCCTCGATATCGAACAGGATGAAGAGCATCGCGATCAGGTAGAACTTGATCGAGAAGCGCTCGCGTGCGCTGCCCACCGGCTCGCAACCGCACTCGTAAGGTGCAAGCTTTACCTGAGACGGCTTCTTCTGACCGATGAGCGATGAAAAGATCACCGACCCCAGACCGAACAAGCACGCTATGACGACCAGCACCAAGATTGGCAGATATGCACCAAGCATCCCTTATCCTCCCGTACCACCAGGTTTGTTGTTAATTTCTTTCAAAACGCGCGCAAATGCCGTATACTGCACGCTTCTCGACCAACAAGCCCCGCTGCTTCCGATACTTAGCAAGCGCTGCGCCTTCGAAAAAGTATACTGTATACAACATTGCGACCGAAAATTATTTCA
It encodes the following:
- the nuoD gene encoding NADH dehydrogenase (quinone) subunit D, with protein sequence MASEIMTLNMGPQHPSTHGVLRLVVELDGEVIQKITPHIGYLHRGIEKLSEHRTYHQTLPLTDRMDYLAPMHNNLGYVLAVEKLLGLDVPERAKLVRVIMAELTRLKSHLVWIACHALDIGAMTVFLYAFRERELVMDLYEMVSGARMTSNYFRVGGLSRDLPAGFEQKVQEIVDTFPGHFDTYEGLLTKNTIWLQRTIGNGVISAEDAIDFGISGPALRGSGVDFDLRRDLPYSGYEDFEFKVPVGENCDTFDRYKVRLVEMRESVKIIDQALKKLKPGPILADAPQVCYPPKESVYNSIEGLIHHFKIASEGFPVPEGEVYMAVENPKGELGYYIVSDGGNMPYRMRVRPPSFVNLSAIEKMAKGSMLADLVAVIGTLDIVLGEIDR
- a CDS encoding NADH-quinone oxidoreductase subunit C, producing MAENNRAVVKLKERFADALLEYKEHRGEVTVTVKKESILEVLKCLRDDLRYNFLSDVTAVDYLGQEPRFMVVYHLLSIPNKDRVRVKAPVTEADCSIDSATALWNSANWLEREAYDLFGINFKNHPNLVRILMTDDWVGHPLRKDYPLQGPDREPYKGRLS
- a CDS encoding NADH-quinone oxidoreductase subunit B, whose translation is MGVNQPLGDNIITTSLDSLVNWARKSSIWPMTFGLACCAIEMMATGAAKHDLDRFGIIFRASPRQADCIIIAGTVTKKMLPVIKTVYEQMPEPKWVVAMGACACSGGIFDTYSVVQGIDEALPVDVYIPGCPPRPEALLYGLMKLQDKIANEKNSFGSSIGLGERLEPAA
- a CDS encoding NADH-quinone oxidoreductase subunit A yields the protein MLGAYLPILVLVVIACLFGLGSVIFSSLIGQKKPSQVKLAPYECGCEPVGSARERFSIKFYLIAMLFILFDIEAVFMYPWAVLFKRLGMFGLVEMGLFIVILFVGYIYVWKKGALEWE